From the Butyrivibrio fibrisolvens genome, one window contains:
- a CDS encoding CapA family protein, whose product MFIIPNSKLTIPESIVFNSKSASVFNMNACLQNGYFELSDEGGAVVWKSSSSWKVQDFLICDIDNDSQDELLLLTWKKGSFGRHLPFWIDKNDTETSQHIYIYEKREQNADKDGFLRASWMSSKLQDIINSWSFDNKTKLRVTYESGQVQYFSWIGWGLKAYDLPSSKVTFTAVGDTIAHKQIYTYGAMYENNNYDFLYDNVKEKISEADLSAVVQETPFAEDKDFYNAVADNISDDIKSTSLESKIKDQINRLYSEYPRFASPQGIASSQEAAGFDIIACATNHMMDQGIEGIDRTYYAYKDDTNVIGILPSDRQESENYIVISKNGITIALFDYTYGINDLGIPSGYSNCINILSDEDKIKKDLETARQEADAVIVFVHWGEEYKSDITDYQKKWTDIFYESGVNVVIGSHPHVLEPYELIQREGGQQMLVYYSLGNFVSGQNEIERILGGMATFTISKTVTQDGMTITLTDYELEPIVTHQEKEGIYTAYFLRDYTDSLASMHRLNPSIAGLWVLYDDETKITID is encoded by the coding sequence ATGTTTATAATCCCAAACAGCAAACTTACTATTCCTGAAAGTATAGTCTTTAATTCTAAGAGTGCATCTGTTTTCAATATGAATGCCTGCCTTCAAAATGGCTATTTTGAACTATCTGATGAAGGTGGAGCGGTAGTCTGGAAGAGCAGCAGCAGCTGGAAAGTGCAGGACTTCCTGATCTGCGACATTGATAATGACAGTCAAGACGAGCTCCTCCTTCTAACCTGGAAGAAAGGAAGCTTTGGAAGGCACCTTCCCTTTTGGATAGATAAGAATGATACCGAAACAAGTCAGCACATCTATATTTATGAAAAAAGGGAGCAAAATGCTGATAAAGACGGCTTCCTTAGAGCATCATGGATGTCATCAAAACTCCAGGACATAATAAACTCCTGGAGTTTTGATAATAAGACAAAGCTCCGCGTAACTTATGAGAGCGGCCAGGTACAGTATTTTAGCTGGATAGGCTGGGGGCTTAAGGCTTATGATCTTCCATCTTCTAAAGTGACCTTTACAGCGGTAGGAGATACTATAGCTCACAAGCAGATCTATACTTACGGAGCTATGTATGAAAACAATAACTATGATTTTCTCTATGATAATGTCAAAGAAAAAATATCTGAGGCAGACCTTTCCGCAGTTGTGCAGGAGACTCCATTTGCAGAAGATAAAGATTTCTATAATGCCGTAGCAGATAACATATCAGATGACATAAAAAGCACATCACTAGAATCCAAGATCAAAGACCAGATAAACCGTCTTTACAGCGAATATCCCAGATTTGCATCACCACAAGGCATCGCTTCTTCCCAGGAGGCAGCAGGCTTTGACATCATAGCCTGTGCCACCAATCACATGATGGATCAGGGCATAGAAGGCATCGACAGGACCTACTATGCCTATAAGGATGATACTAATGTAATAGGCATCCTCCCCTCTGACCGTCAAGAATCAGAGAATTATATTGTCATATCCAAAAACGGAATCACCATAGCCCTTTTTGACTATACCTACGGTATCAATGACCTTGGCATCCCTTCAGGGTATTCTAATTGTATAAATATACTATCAGATGAAGATAAGATAAAAAAAGACCTGGAAACAGCCAGACAAGAAGCTGATGCTGTAATAGTATTCGTACACTGGGGAGAAGAGTACAAAAGCGATATAACCGATTATCAGAAGAAGTGGACCGATATCTTCTATGAAAGCGGAGTTAATGTAGTAATAGGCTCTCACCCGCATGTACTTGAACCATACGAACTGATACAACGAGAAGGCGGGCAGCAGATGCTGGTATATTATAGTCTTGGTAACTTCGTATCAGGCCAGAACGAAATAGAACGTATTCTTGGCGGCATGGCAACCTTCACGATCAGCAAAACAGTTACACAGGATGGCATGACCATAACCCTTACAGATTACGAACTTGAACCCATAGTAACTCATCAGGAAAAAGAAGGAATCTATACTGCCTACTTCCTTAGAGACTATACAGATTCCCTTGCTTCTATGCACAGATTAAATCCTTCTATTGCCGGGCTGTGGGTACTATATGATGATGAGACCAAGATCACAATCGATTAA
- a CDS encoding ATP-binding protein — protein sequence MPNPFTITFGKKPKQYIERIIQTKEIIDTFTDEEPSNQVYMLTGVRGSGKTVMMTSISNYLSKEKDWYCIDLNPGRDMLSSLAAKLYALPNMKKLALKAKLDLSAFGFGISIEEGYLITDVEDAIARMLEQLRKSKKRLLITIDEVIANDYVKVFTKSFQSFVRTESPIFLIMTGLYENIYELQNDKGLTFLYRAPKIVLSALNFTAVRDTYKKVLKKSDDDAREMASICKGYSYAFQILGYLCYEEKDKPIEELIPRFDQILNEYVYSKMWSELSGKDKKIVSIMARQNLTKIKDIRKACGNMSPNEFSVYRDRLTKKGLLDGSTYGELNFALPRFDEFVKDQYF from the coding sequence ATGCCAAATCCATTCACTATTACCTTTGGTAAAAAGCCAAAACAGTACATTGAAAGAATAATTCAAACCAAAGAGATTATAGATACTTTTACAGATGAGGAGCCATCAAATCAGGTATATATGCTGACCGGTGTAAGAGGCAGCGGTAAAACTGTAATGATGACAAGCATCTCTAACTATCTTTCCAAGGAAAAAGACTGGTACTGTATAGACCTTAACCCAGGCAGAGACATGCTCAGCAGCCTTGCGGCAAAACTATATGCTCTTCCGAATATGAAAAAGCTGGCACTAAAGGCAAAACTTGACCTTTCGGCATTTGGTTTTGGAATTTCTATAGAAGAAGGGTATCTTATAACTGATGTTGAAGATGCAATAGCAAGAATGCTTGAACAGCTTAGAAAGAGCAAAAAAAGACTCCTAATAACCATAGATGAAGTCATTGCTAATGACTATGTTAAGGTTTTTACCAAGTCTTTTCAAAGCTTTGTTAGAACGGAATCCCCCATATTCCTGATAATGACAGGATTATATGAAAATATATATGAACTCCAGAATGATAAGGGACTTACTTTTTTGTACAGAGCGCCCAAGATAGTCTTATCTGCGCTTAATTTTACTGCTGTAAGAGACACCTATAAAAAAGTATTGAAAAAAAGCGATGATGATGCCAGAGAGATGGCATCAATATGCAAAGGTTATTCATATGCCTTTCAGATACTTGGATATTTATGCTATGAAGAAAAGGATAAACCTATAGAAGAGCTTATCCCAAGATTTGATCAGATTCTAAACGAGTATGTGTATAGTAAAATGTGGTCTGAACTGTCCGGTAAGGATAAAAAGATTGTCTCTATTATGGCAAGACAGAACCTGACCAAAATAAAAGACATAAGAAAAGCTTGCGGCAATATGTCTCCAAACGAGTTTTCTGTTTATAGAGACAGACTAACTAAAAAGGGACTTCTGGATGGAAGTACCTATGGAGAACTGAACTTTGCCCTTCCAAGATTTGATGAGTTTGTAAAAGATCAATATTTTTAA
- a CDS encoding PHP domain-containing protein: protein MIDGHIHIERGDYTLEWIQQFVNRAVAMGIDEIRLLEHNYMFKEFEPMYDTVRANSDFVNDWFVRKAGKKDYKEYLDLIDKVRANQYPVNIKFGLEVCYFKGWEELIKDQTRNKGFDFLLGSIHFVGNFAFDHTAQLWDGIDVDKTYIDYFEDSIELAKSKVFDGLGHPDSIKLFGHKPSFDLTDYYERLAAALSDSNMYADQNSGTQRRCPDTSPLGMDKELIKALRRHDVKIITSSDAHSPEDVGYKIRELVECVNLRK, encoded by the coding sequence ATGATAGACGGCCATATTCACATAGAAAGAGGTGATTACACTCTGGAATGGATCCAGCAGTTCGTTAATAGAGCTGTTGCGATGGGAATTGATGAGATAAGGCTTCTTGAGCACAATTACATGTTCAAAGAGTTCGAGCCAATGTATGACACAGTGCGTGCAAACTCCGATTTTGTGAATGACTGGTTTGTTCGCAAGGCTGGCAAAAAAGACTATAAAGAGTACCTTGATCTGATAGATAAAGTCAGGGCAAATCAGTATCCTGTCAACATTAAGTTTGGCCTTGAAGTATGCTATTTCAAAGGCTGGGAAGAACTGATAAAAGATCAGACCAGGAATAAAGGATTTGACTTTTTGCTAGGTAGCATTCATTTTGTCGGCAACTTTGCTTTTGACCACACCGCGCAGTTATGGGATGGAATAGATGTAGATAAAACCTATATAGACTACTTCGAAGACTCCATAGAGCTTGCAAAAAGCAAAGTTTTTGATGGACTTGGTCATCCTGATAGTATTAAGCTTTTTGGGCACAAACCGTCTTTTGATCTGACAGATTATTACGAAAGGCTTGCTGCAGCACTTTCAGATAGCAACATGTATGCAGACCAAAACAGCGGAACGCAAAGAAGATGCCCAGATACATCACCTCTTGGCATGGATAAAGAACTGATAAAAGCGCTTAGAAGACACGATGTAAAGATCATAACGTCTTCAGATGCACATTCCCCAGAAGATGTTGGATATAAGATAAGAGAGCTCGTTGAATGTGTTAATCTCCGAAAGTGA
- a CDS encoding MazG nucleotide pyrophosphohydrolase domain-containing protein, which yields MADFGINEMLDMQRTLQERYKDKWEGISPEVGKNKLLWMIGEVGEVIDIVKKHGPEVSDADNPERDHLIEELADVLMYYNDVLLCYGITAEELRETYKNKFHKNMNRW from the coding sequence ATGGCGGATTTTGGTATTAATGAAATGCTTGATATGCAAAGAACATTACAGGAGAGATACAAAGATAAGTGGGAAGGTATTTCTCCGGAAGTCGGGAAGAATAAGTTGCTGTGGATGATTGGTGAAGTTGGGGAAGTAATTGATATAGTTAAAAAGCATGGCCCAGAAGTTTCTGATGCAGATAACCCTGAGCGTGATCACTTGATAGAAGAGCTTGCAGATGTCTTAATGTACTATAACGATGTGCTTCTTTGCTATGGAATAACTGCAGAGGAGTTAAGGGAGACATATAAAAACAAGTTTCATAAGAACATGAATCGCTGGTGA
- a CDS encoding HAD domain-containing protein, whose translation MSNVIFLDGDGVLNSKFWDNEHQREISNGKYIDSEAVKLLGSLVKRTNAKIILHSGWRFWFDETMKPLRPEAEFFANAMKKVGITIAGVTPDLTTEEIRKTKKFSLVKADEILLWLKENPSDNWVVLDDLELHNSEITKHQVKTDAEVGLTTKDVEKATAILLSDIR comes from the coding sequence ATGAGCAACGTGATATTTCTTGATGGGGATGGAGTCCTTAACTCAAAGTTTTGGGATAACGAGCATCAACGTGAAATTAGTAATGGCAAATATATCGATTCTGAGGCTGTAAAGCTATTGGGAAGCCTTGTGAAAAGAACTAATGCTAAGATAATCCTTCATTCAGGTTGGAGGTTTTGGTTTGATGAAACGATGAAACCACTAAGGCCGGAAGCAGAGTTTTTTGCTAATGCTATGAAGAAAGTGGGAATTACGATTGCGGGAGTCACACCAGATTTGACTACAGAAGAGATAAGAAAGACCAAGAAGTTTAGTCTGGTTAAAGCTGATGAGATTCTTTTGTGGTTAAAAGAAAATCCCTCTGATAATTGGGTAGTACTTGATGATCTTGAACTTCATAATAGTGAGATTACAAAACATCAGGTAAAGACAGATGCTGAAGTTGGTCTTACTACAAAAGACGTTGAAAAGGCAACAGCCATACTACTTAGTGACATCAGATGA
- a CDS encoding MATE family efflux transporter, with product MNEDRDLTKGKPLSLILSFAFSLIVGNVFQQLYIIVDSIIIGQKVGAKGLSAIGGTDWYIFLVNGFVIGLIQGFSVFLGNKYGEKDEAAFSQYYKKAKAICFGLTISLVALLLGTSGFVLRALDTKDEVFSFAKTYVDVIFAGLPFLIFYQLFAAVLRSRGNSKTHLMAMTVSSLCNIVLDILFVSALNMGIGGAALGTILSECLVMLICGYNVYKNRQGIADATSAKSSGLKSGFTVVKELMTIGLPMALQSVITAIGGLIVINRINQYELSFLTGYTIAGKIYALLEIAASSYGLAVVAYVSQNMGAKDYERVRSGVKVSVLLGIITAILCSVVMIIFGQPLMKLFIDTGTANAKVFSYGYNYLQVLAAFFPLLYILYIVRSTLQGMGNSIIPMLSSFAQLIMRVACAIFLTRIIGYYGIYFGEICAWALADCILIITYFVSLRSLKINKLAADGVIN from the coding sequence ATGAATGAAGATCGGGATCTGACTAAGGGGAAACCGTTATCACTGATTTTAAGTTTTGCTTTTTCGTTGATAGTTGGTAATGTTTTTCAGCAGCTCTACATTATTGTAGACAGCATCATTATAGGCCAGAAAGTTGGTGCCAAAGGGCTCTCAGCCATAGGCGGAACTGATTGGTATATATTCCTGGTGAATGGATTTGTCATAGGCTTAATCCAGGGATTTTCAGTTTTTTTGGGTAATAAGTATGGGGAAAAAGACGAAGCTGCTTTTTCTCAGTACTATAAAAAAGCTAAGGCAATCTGTTTCGGTCTAACCATATCTCTTGTGGCGCTTCTGCTTGGCACTTCCGGATTTGTACTAAGAGCGCTTGATACAAAAGATGAGGTGTTCTCTTTTGCTAAAACCTACGTTGATGTCATATTTGCAGGGCTTCCTTTTCTTATTTTTTATCAGCTTTTTGCTGCGGTTTTAAGAAGTAGAGGAAACAGCAAAACTCATCTTATGGCGATGACTGTTTCTTCACTGTGCAACATTGTTTTGGACATATTGTTTGTAAGCGCCCTGAATATGGGGATAGGAGGAGCGGCTCTCGGTACAATCCTTTCGGAATGCCTAGTTATGCTTATCTGTGGTTATAACGTATATAAAAACAGGCAGGGCATTGCTGATGCGACTTCCGCAAAGAGCTCCGGATTAAAGAGTGGATTTACCGTGGTAAAAGAGCTGATGACAATTGGCCTTCCAATGGCGCTTCAGAGTGTGATCACTGCAATAGGGGGGCTTATCGTCATCAATAGGATCAATCAGTATGAGCTCTCTTTTCTCACCGGATATACCATAGCAGGAAAAATATATGCACTTCTTGAGATTGCAGCATCTTCTTATGGATTAGCTGTAGTTGCATATGTGTCGCAGAATATGGGGGCAAAAGATTATGAACGTGTACGCAGCGGAGTAAAAGTAAGCGTACTGCTTGGTATTATAACGGCTATTTTATGTTCTGTGGTGATGATCATTTTTGGGCAGCCTTTGATGAAACTATTCATAGATACAGGGACTGCAAACGCCAAGGTATTTTCATATGGATACAATTATCTGCAGGTACTGGCTGCATTTTTCCCGCTTCTCTACATTTTGTATATTGTCAGATCAACCTTGCAGGGTATGGGAAACAGCATAATTCCTATGCTTTCAAGCTTTGCACAGCTGATAATGAGGGTGGCCTGCGCGATTTTCTTAACTCGTATCATAGGATATTATGGTATCTATTTTGGGGAAATCTGTGCCTGGGCACTTGCTGATTGTATTTTGATAATTACATATTTTGTGTCTTTGCGGAGCTTGAAGATCAATAAGTTGGCCGCTGACGGTGTAATAAATTGA
- a CDS encoding ABC-ATPase domain-containing protein, translating into MVTNSERKKDDRLNKFKSVIMSCQGKNKSCLHWLYNTHADNEDEEKVFAYQELSFWFRGTGFRNPEKMFLCIGISREYIVCDKEDFAIPTSNYILYHLFPVMSELGKEYINDKKDAREKAKFAIQAPDGCMGKKSGCFYNSELDSFVLQMSFNVPLINGTSVNSKSAFRAVKDILEHVDAALANINKEELESWQKTFINQRSIRKFMKNNHLCAFVADGSILPRHNGTDEPMTDAKPFESPDNLRVSITTDDGDFITGMGIKEGITVITGGGYSGKSTLLDAIELGIYDHTPGDGREYVLSERSALKTNAEDGRPVENVNLKPFFHRLSGNIDLSHFSTRHASGSVSQAANIVEAIGCGVKLILIDEDKSATNFMIRDKVMRKIVPDEPIIPFTDRIEELNKKVGMSIILVIGGSAEYLAYADTVILMEDYEARDITEQISYFGIDKKSETAAAMWGDSRRLIPKATTQEFLYFRSAITENEKKIILDDYSADITSLTALTTPERLNTLMSIMEKTLTDKEADSDELISKLVYYTNRTLGFEDARGEFRTGGAGQSFYSEIRPIDAWCCINRMRGVSFTRLSEDQN; encoded by the coding sequence TTGGTTACAAATTCAGAGAGAAAGAAGGATGATCGATTGAACAAATTTAAGTCAGTAATTATGAGTTGCCAAGGGAAGAACAAGTCTTGTTTGCATTGGCTGTATAACACTCATGCCGACAATGAAGATGAAGAAAAGGTATTTGCGTACCAAGAGCTCAGCTTTTGGTTTAGGGGGACTGGTTTTAGAAATCCGGAAAAGATGTTTTTATGTATTGGTATTTCACGAGAATATATTGTTTGCGATAAAGAAGATTTTGCGATACCGACTTCCAACTACATTTTATATCACCTTTTTCCTGTCATGTCGGAGCTTGGTAAGGAATACATAAATGACAAAAAAGATGCCAGAGAAAAGGCAAAGTTCGCTATTCAGGCACCAGATGGCTGTATGGGCAAAAAAAGCGGTTGCTTTTATAACAGTGAGCTTGATAGTTTTGTTCTTCAGATGAGCTTTAATGTGCCGCTGATAAATGGCACATCTGTCAACTCAAAGTCTGCATTTCGTGCGGTGAAGGATATACTCGAACATGTTGATGCAGCACTTGCCAATATCAATAAGGAGGAGCTTGAAAGTTGGCAGAAAACATTCATCAATCAAAGAAGTATCCGTAAATTTATGAAGAACAATCATTTGTGCGCCTTTGTGGCTGACGGAAGTATATTGCCCAGGCATAACGGTACAGATGAACCTATGACTGATGCAAAACCATTTGAATCGCCTGATAATTTAAGAGTAAGTATTACAACAGATGATGGCGATTTCATAACCGGTATGGGAATTAAAGAGGGAATAACTGTAATAACCGGCGGCGGATACTCTGGCAAAAGCACGTTGCTGGATGCAATAGAACTCGGGATTTATGATCATACACCGGGAGACGGAAGAGAGTATGTTCTTTCAGAAAGGTCGGCACTAAAGACAAACGCAGAGGACGGGCGCCCTGTTGAAAATGTGAATCTGAAGCCTTTTTTTCACAGACTAAGTGGCAATATAGATTTGAGCCACTTCAGTACAAGGCATGCCAGCGGAAGCGTATCTCAAGCCGCAAACATAGTTGAGGCAATCGGCTGCGGCGTTAAGCTGATCTTGATTGATGAAGATAAGAGCGCCACGAATTTTATGATTCGCGACAAGGTCATGCGAAAGATAGTTCCCGATGAACCCATTATTCCTTTTACGGACAGAATTGAGGAACTGAATAAAAAAGTTGGAATGTCCATAATTTTAGTCATCGGAGGTTCGGCGGAGTATCTGGCATACGCTGACACGGTTATACTTATGGAAGATTATGAAGCGAGGGATATTACGGAACAGATCAGTTATTTCGGAATAGATAAAAAATCTGAGACTGCTGCAGCAATGTGGGGAGATTCGCGAAGACTAATTCCCAAAGCAACAACACAGGAGTTTCTCTATTTCCGATCAGCCATAACGGAAAATGAGAAGAAAATTATTTTGGACGATTACAGCGCCGACATCACAAGCTTAACAGCGCTCACAACACCGGAAAGGCTAAACACGCTTATGAGCATTATGGAAAAAACTCTTACAGACAAAGAAGCAGATTCCGATGAACTTATCAGTAAGCTTGTTTACTACACTAACCGCACCCTTGGTTTCGAAGATGCGAGGGGAGAATTCCGCACAGGCGGGGCTGGACAAAGCTTTTATAGTGAGATAAGGCCAATTGACGCATGGTGCTGCATCAACAGAATGCGAGGAGTTAGTTTCACAAGATTATCGGAAGATCAAAATTAG
- a CDS encoding TerB N-terminal domain-containing protein: MIPSDSLRHEILEYSLNKYNTKPIYPWTLLPEYAVLRHESSLKWYALFMNVDGQRLGLTPGRIYDVIDLRCRKEDISSYLGKRGFLPAYHMSKKDWITILLDGSVDLEKIIELLDISFEITRDHKDLSSSSDYNKSFDISNDSKYNRSFYADKNYDYNISKDIEIPAKVTFTGTYKDQPLSFGGRRRADESLPPKIAQMKELYNVLDSKPGADGYYFYKQGKFMEDYEEPYDFHGRFTRYFPTYHVMNNDQLQGYFDFRRRFRNGEIDAYSLSGSSITSLSFVYVYLYEILCNIGIPDPEEGFRKLLYIDEVFGDKDPSMHEHIQDWLKDYVVYYNLPESLIDGVYDKNFDDSLSTLLTYENYIRDIKDDKISSPSENIINDDKTSKDPGVGLSDDDIHKIFEAIDALSSYSLKGSLFYKKNPKDMEEITVRAYRNVSLFYQEHNKPMLLEKCFGAKGVYPYHMFRKAIFYDHIHYEDYEYVFSDARIYRCRDGHWSLETFYKADSKSSDLGAICKEIDRICRRKFSFGHPLQQKLNLPLIIQAISDAADTYIKEKEEAAKPKIHIDFGKLSGIRKDAAYTRDQLITEEEMSDEDEFMKFEDEVLASNITESVSNKSVALSDSKLQIGVDDIDIREVISNDNISNDKTVSNDQLSGNLLISEHQMNIVNLLLAGENVIEYAASNHLMLAVEIDAINEALYDEIGDTVIEFDGDTPELVEDYIDDIKQILGIR; encoded by the coding sequence ATGATCCCTTCAGATTCTCTTCGTCATGAAATCCTAGAATATTCCCTTAATAAATATAATACAAAGCCAATATATCCGTGGACTCTGCTGCCTGAGTATGCAGTTCTAAGGCATGAGAGCTCACTTAAGTGGTACGCTCTTTTTATGAACGTGGACGGACAACGCCTGGGACTTACCCCCGGGCGTATTTATGATGTCATAGATCTACGATGCCGCAAAGAGGACATTTCATCTTACCTTGGAAAAAGAGGTTTTCTTCCGGCGTATCATATGAGTAAGAAGGACTGGATCACGATACTTCTTGATGGAAGCGTTGATCTTGAAAAGATAATTGAGCTTCTTGATATAAGCTTTGAGATCACAAGGGATCATAAGGATTTATCATCTTCTTCAGATTATAATAAGTCTTTTGATATAAGTAATGATTCAAAGTATAACAGGTCTTTTTATGCTGATAAAAATTATGACTATAATATATCAAAAGATATAGAGATTCCGGCAAAGGTTACTTTTACAGGTACTTACAAAGATCAGCCCCTTTCTTTTGGCGGAAGAAGGCGTGCTGATGAAAGTCTCCCACCAAAGATTGCCCAGATGAAGGAGCTTTATAATGTCCTTGATTCAAAACCGGGAGCTGATGGCTACTATTTCTATAAGCAGGGCAAGTTCATGGAAGACTATGAAGAGCCTTATGACTTTCACGGAAGGTTCACAAGATATTTCCCGACTTATCATGTTATGAATAATGATCAGCTGCAGGGATATTTTGACTTTAGAAGGCGCTTTAGAAACGGGGAGATAGATGCATATTCTTTATCAGGATCTTCTATTACTTCTTTATCCTTTGTTTATGTATATTTATACGAAATATTATGTAATATTGGCATACCAGATCCTGAGGAAGGTTTTAGGAAGCTTTTGTATATAGACGAAGTATTCGGTGATAAGGATCCTTCGATGCACGAACATATACAGGACTGGCTTAAGGACTATGTGGTCTATTATAACCTTCCGGAGAGCCTTATAGATGGGGTCTATGACAAGAACTTTGATGACAGCCTGTCTACTCTTTTGACATATGAAAACTATATAAGGGATATAAAAGACGATAAAATAAGTTCGCCTTCAGAAAATATCATAAATGATGATAAAACATCCAAAGATCCCGGTGTTGGATTATCAGACGATGATATACATAAGATATTTGAAGCCATAGATGCATTGTCCTCTTATAGTCTGAAGGGATCACTTTTTTACAAAAAAAATCCCAAAGACATGGAAGAGATCACTGTAAGAGCATATAGAAATGTATCACTCTTCTATCAGGAACACAATAAGCCCATGCTCCTTGAAAAGTGCTTTGGGGCAAAGGGCGTGTATCCATATCACATGTTCAGGAAGGCTATATTCTATGATCATATCCACTATGAAGATTATGAATATGTCTTTAGTGATGCAAGGATCTATAGGTGCAGGGACGGCCACTGGAGCCTTGAAACCTTCTACAAGGCTGATAGTAAGAGCAGCGACCTTGGCGCTATCTGCAAAGAGATAGACAGGATCTGCCGCAGGAAGTTCTCCTTTGGACATCCCTTGCAGCAAAAGCTTAACCTCCCTCTTATAATCCAGGCTATATCTGATGCTGCAGATACTTATATCAAGGAAAAAGAAGAAGCTGCTAAGCCTAAGATACATATAGACTTTGGCAAACTCTCCGGAATCAGAAAAGACGCTGCATACACTAGAGATCAGCTCATCACCGAAGAAGAAATGTCTGATGAAGATGAGTTTATGAAGTTTGAAGATGAAGTATTGGCTAGTAATATAACTGAATCTGTGTCAAATAAGAGCGTTGCATTATCTGATTCTAAATTACAGATAGGCGTAGATGACATTGATATTAGGGAAGTTATTTCTAACGATAATATTTCTAATGATAAAACTGTAAGTAATGATCAGCTATCCGGTAACTTACTTATCAGTGAACATCAGATGAATATTGTTAATCTCCTTCTTGCGGGCGAAAATGTCATTGAATATGCTGCATCTAATCATCTAATGTTAGCCGTAGAGATCGATGCCATCAACGAAGCATTGTACGATGAAATAGGTGATACTGTCATAGAATTCGATGGGGATACGCCTGAACTTGTTGAAGATTATATAGATGATATAAAACAAATCCTTGGGATTAGATAG
- a CDS encoding MarR family transcriptional regulator, with translation MDKLGKALSDIYSKFRIHFYMQIFSNFETREATLTTVETFSMECISALKNPTIAEFAHMMNISAPNAAYRVNSLLQKGYIEKIQSKEDQREYHIRPTKKYINYSNIYESYLKTIDERCKERFSKEDYDKLQEMLNIIDTELMPELNLEHIKKSSKKSK, from the coding sequence ATGGATAAGCTTGGCAAAGCTCTTTCAGACATTTACAGTAAATTCAGGATTCATTTTTATATGCAGATCTTTTCAAATTTTGAGACCCGTGAGGCTACTCTTACAACAGTTGAGACTTTCAGTATGGAATGTATCAGCGCTCTTAAGAATCCAACAATAGCTGAATTTGCTCATATGATGAATATTTCTGCACCTAATGCTGCATATAGAGTTAACAGCCTTTTGCAGAAAGGTTATATTGAGAAGATTCAGTCCAAGGAAGATCAGCGTGAATACCATATACGTCCGACCAAAAAATATATAAATTACTCCAACATCTATGAGTCATATCTTAAGACTATAGATGAAAGATGTAAGGAACGCTTTTCTAAAGAGGACTATGACAAGCTTCAGGAGATGCTTAATATAATCGATACAGAACTTATGCCTGAGCTTAACTTAGAGCATATCAAGAAATCCTCCAAAAAGAGTAAATGA
- the fabZ gene encoding 3-hydroxyacyl-ACP dehydratase FabZ has product MSLPKEPRENPNILSAKEIAKILPHRYPFALVDVIEDYEPGAWAIGRKCVTMNEPFFQGHFPGEPIMPGVLLLEALAQTGAVALLSMPQNRGKIALFGGVNKARFKKQVVPGDVVELKCELIRQEGPLGIASAEARVGGKIAVKAELMFAVSMD; this is encoded by the coding sequence ATGTCATTACCAAAAGAACCAAGAGAAAATCCAAATATACTTTCTGCTAAAGAAATAGCAAAAATCCTGCCACACCGCTACCCCTTTGCTCTTGTAGATGTTATCGAAGATTATGAGCCGGGAGCGTGGGCTATTGGAAGAAAGTGCGTTACTATGAACGAGCCTTTCTTCCAGGGACACTTCCCGGGTGAGCCTATAATGCCGGGAGTACTCCTTCTTGAAGCTCTGGCTCAGACAGGTGCTGTTGCACTTTTGTCTATGCCGCAGAACAGGGGCAAGATCGCTCTTTTTGGAGGAGTTAATAAGGCACGTTTTAAGAAGCAGGTTGTTCCGGGAGATGTAGTAGAGCTTAAATGCGAGCTCATCCGTCAGGAAGGTCCTCTTGGAATTGCAAGCGCCGAGGCACGTGTTGGTGGCAAAATCGCTGTTAAGGCTGAACTTATGTTTGCAGTGTCTATGGACTGA